Proteins from one Paenibacillus amylolyticus genomic window:
- a CDS encoding pentapeptide repeat-containing protein encodes MSNQPFASTASPHLSADCEQCFGLCCVALPYGKSSDFAFDKASGTPCPNLRTDNRCGIHTQLRQKGFKGCTVYDCFGAGQKLSQVTYAGKDWRDHPESAKEMFDCLPALRQLHELLSYMKEMMMRPETSSLHSAFSELYQEIERLSNLEPAALLRLDIADYRSTVNQLLVQASEMVRANVPPTASGQGKSKKGKKRTGSDFFGANLKGADLRGASLRGALMIAANLQNADIRNADWIGADLRDTDLGGADLRGGIFLTQSQINAAKGNVNTKLPEHLNIPSHWV; translated from the coding sequence TTGTCTAACCAACCATTTGCCAGTACTGCGAGTCCTCATCTGAGCGCAGACTGCGAGCAATGTTTTGGCCTGTGCTGTGTTGCCTTGCCCTATGGCAAGTCATCCGACTTTGCTTTTGACAAGGCCAGCGGCACACCCTGCCCCAATCTGCGCACGGACAATCGCTGCGGTATCCATACCCAGCTTCGGCAGAAAGGGTTCAAAGGCTGCACGGTGTACGACTGTTTCGGTGCTGGACAGAAGCTGTCTCAAGTGACTTACGCAGGCAAGGATTGGCGCGATCATCCAGAATCGGCAAAGGAGATGTTCGATTGTCTGCCTGCCTTGCGACAACTTCACGAGTTGCTCAGTTATATGAAGGAGATGATGATGAGACCGGAAACATCATCCCTTCACTCGGCATTCAGTGAGCTGTACCAGGAGATTGAGCGCTTGAGCAACCTCGAGCCTGCGGCCCTCCTCCGTCTGGACATCGCCGATTATCGATCCACTGTGAATCAACTCTTGGTTCAGGCAAGTGAGATGGTACGTGCGAATGTGCCACCAACTGCTTCAGGACAAGGGAAGTCGAAGAAGGGTAAAAAACGTACCGGAAGTGACTTTTTTGGTGCCAACTTAAAAGGGGCTGATCTGCGGGGCGCAAGCTTGCGCGGGGCTTTAATGATCGCAGCCAACCTCCAAAATGCAGATATACGAAATGCCGATTGGATTGGTGCAGACTTGCGGGATACGGATCTGGGCGGTGCAGACCTGAGAGGTGGCATCTTCCTCACGCAATCGCAGATTAATGCAGCCAAAGGTAATGTGAACACCAAGTTGCCTGAACATCTCAACATTCCCTCACACTGGGTGTAG
- a CDS encoding alpha/beta hydrolase, whose translation MSGRNMHLYTAGRGEVTVVFASGWGTPNPYVDFSPLYDQLKSRVKIAVYDRFGYGYSDYTDEPRDVDSISEEVHQLLRTSGQRPPYIMVGHSLGALETLRFAQRYPDEVAGMVLIDGGSPEYYSRTDLNTPEWKMDWSRFLVKTGIARTLLQSDHMMASLVIDPKLITEPMKKAATISALRHAYNDNVMDEVRNSRTNAACVLENKTKFNFPLTILTAGSEASDEDSRAWQADQADFASWSTHGTQLTVPHAKHSIHRSQPDVVAAEIMKLVTTSSDL comes from the coding sequence GTGAGTGGTCGCAACATGCATCTCTACACCGCTGGCAGAGGAGAGGTAACGGTAGTGTTTGCCTCAGGTTGGGGTACACCGAATCCGTATGTGGATTTCAGCCCGCTATATGACCAGTTGAAATCCAGGGTGAAAATTGCGGTATACGACCGGTTCGGGTATGGATACAGCGATTATACCGATGAACCTCGTGATGTCGATTCCATCTCGGAAGAGGTTCACCAATTGCTGCGAACATCCGGTCAACGTCCACCTTACATCATGGTCGGTCATTCCCTCGGTGCGCTGGAGACACTGCGGTTTGCGCAAAGGTATCCTGATGAGGTGGCTGGCATGGTCCTGATCGATGGCGGAAGCCCGGAGTATTACAGCCGTACGGACCTGAATACGCCAGAATGGAAGATGGATTGGTCCCGCTTTCTGGTGAAAACAGGCATTGCACGAACATTGCTGCAATCGGATCACATGATGGCGTCTCTGGTCATTGATCCCAAACTGATAACGGAACCGATGAAAAAGGCAGCTACGATATCCGCACTCAGACATGCGTACAATGACAATGTGATGGATGAGGTTCGGAATTCCAGAACCAATGCAGCGTGCGTGCTTGAGAACAAAACCAAGTTCAATTTTCCCCTGACAATCCTGACAGCGGGTTCGGAGGCGTCGGATGAGGACAGTCGTGCATGGCAGGCCGATCAAGCGGATTTTGCTTCATGGTCAACACACGGAACACAACTGACGGTACCACACGCGAAACACAGTATCCACAGAAGTCAGCCGGATGTTGTCGCTGCCGAGATCATGAAATTGGTGACAACGTCCAGTGACCTATGA
- the solA gene encoding N-methyl-L-tryptophan oxidase produces the protein MTRSSYDVIIVGAGSMGMSAGYYLSRSGCKTLLIDAFDPPHTEGSHHGDTRLMRHVYSGGPDYIAMALLAQKLWHELEETTGDQLFVPSGVLNVVDPEIHSFHNRLNHADDAGIRYETLHAAEVMKRWPGITIPEHYEGMYEPDAGYLYSESCIRAFRKTAEAHGATLLTHTRVEHIEYGPHAVAVQTSGGETYHANQIILSAGAWFQTLQPFVNLPIQAVRKTVGWFDAPEALYGEAHFPGFTLAGKEGTYYGFPSIGGSGLKMGRHDTGQVWTPGNTMAPFGTEETDEGDLRRLLELHMPQAAGALKRGSVCKYEFTSDEDFIIDRHPAHERVWIAGGFSGHGFKFASAIGQILSDLVQIGHTDQDISRFALSRFR, from the coding sequence ATGACCAGATCATCATATGACGTTATTATCGTAGGAGCCGGCTCCATGGGCATGAGTGCGGGTTATTATCTATCGCGCAGTGGATGCAAAACTTTACTAATAGATGCCTTTGATCCTCCGCACACGGAAGGAAGCCATCATGGGGATACCAGACTGATGCGCCATGTGTACAGTGGTGGACCTGACTATATTGCCATGGCACTGCTGGCACAGAAGTTATGGCATGAGCTGGAGGAAACGACTGGCGACCAACTGTTTGTTCCTTCTGGTGTACTGAATGTGGTTGATCCGGAGATTCATTCCTTTCACAACCGATTGAACCATGCAGATGATGCTGGGATTCGGTATGAAACGTTGCACGCAGCCGAGGTGATGAAACGCTGGCCAGGAATTACAATACCTGAACATTACGAGGGAATGTATGAGCCTGATGCGGGTTATCTGTATAGTGAATCTTGTATTCGTGCCTTTCGCAAGACAGCCGAGGCTCATGGTGCCACCTTGTTAACGCACACGCGTGTAGAGCATATTGAATACGGACCACATGCCGTCGCAGTTCAGACTTCAGGTGGTGAGACATACCATGCGAATCAAATCATCCTGAGCGCGGGTGCTTGGTTTCAGACGTTACAACCTTTCGTGAATCTCCCAATTCAGGCTGTTCGTAAAACGGTTGGGTGGTTTGATGCACCAGAAGCCTTGTATGGCGAGGCACACTTCCCCGGTTTTACACTGGCAGGAAAAGAAGGTACATATTATGGTTTTCCAAGCATTGGCGGATCAGGTCTGAAGATGGGTCGTCATGATACGGGTCAGGTGTGGACACCAGGAAATACGATGGCTCCTTTTGGTACGGAAGAAACGGACGAGGGTGATCTGCGCAGGCTGCTCGAACTTCATATGCCTCAGGCAGCTGGAGCATTGAAACGGGGCAGTGTGTGCAAGTATGAGTTCACATCGGATGAAGATTTTATTATCGACCGTCATCCTGCCCATGAACGTGTGTGGATCGCAGGCGGTTTCTCCGGTCACGGCTTCAAGTTCGCAAGTGCCATTGGGCAAATATTATCCGATTTGGTGCAGATAGGGCACACGGATCAGGATATCAGCAGGTTCGCCCTATCCCGTTTTCGCTAA
- a CDS encoding diaminopimelate dehydrogenase — protein MNMIRVGIVGYGNLGKGVEKAISQNEDLELIAVFTRRNPEQMVAESTEVRFEHISAAEQYIGKIDVMILCGGSATDLPEQTPAIAKLFNTVDSFDTHAKIPEFYKEVNAAAEQGGHVSVISTGWDPGLFSMNRLLAQSILPEGKEYTFWGKGVSQGHSDAIRRVPGVKAGVQYTVPVEEVINRIRSGETPELSTREKHLRQCYVVAEDGANQDEIRETIVSMPNYFADYDTTVTFISEEELKSEHEGMPHGGFVIRSGVTGAGQKQIIEFGLKLDSNPEFTASVLVAYARAAQRLSVEGHKGAKTVFDIPLGHLSPKSAEDLRRDLL, from the coding sequence TTGAACATGATTAGAGTGGGTATTGTTGGTTACGGTAACTTGGGTAAAGGTGTGGAGAAAGCCATTTCCCAGAACGAGGATCTGGAATTGATTGCTGTATTTACACGTCGTAATCCGGAGCAGATGGTGGCTGAGAGCACAGAAGTACGTTTTGAGCATATCTCTGCAGCGGAGCAATACATAGGCAAGATCGATGTTATGATCCTCTGTGGCGGTTCAGCAACGGACCTTCCGGAGCAGACACCGGCTATCGCCAAGTTGTTCAATACGGTAGACAGCTTCGATACACATGCGAAGATTCCTGAGTTCTACAAGGAAGTGAATGCTGCGGCTGAGCAAGGCGGTCATGTAAGTGTCATTTCCACAGGCTGGGACCCAGGCTTGTTCTCCATGAACCGTCTGCTTGCACAGTCCATCCTGCCAGAAGGTAAAGAGTACACGTTCTGGGGCAAAGGTGTGAGCCAAGGTCACTCGGATGCGATTCGTCGTGTTCCAGGTGTTAAGGCGGGTGTACAGTATACTGTTCCTGTGGAAGAGGTTATCAACCGCATTCGTTCAGGCGAGACACCGGAGTTGTCTACACGTGAGAAACATCTGCGTCAATGTTATGTGGTAGCAGAAGACGGTGCTAATCAGGATGAAATCCGTGAGACAATTGTGTCGATGCCTAACTACTTTGCAGATTACGACACAACGGTAACGTTCATTAGCGAAGAAGAATTGAAATCCGAACATGAAGGTATGCCGCATGGTGGATTTGTCATTCGCAGTGGAGTTACAGGTGCTGGTCAAAAGCAAATTATTGAATTCGGTCTGAAACTCGACAGCAATCCTGAATTTACAGCGAGTGTACTTGTGGCGTATGCGAGAGCCGCACAACGCTTGAGCGTGGAAGGACATAAGGGAGCAAAAACGGTATTTGATATTCCGCTTGGTCACCTGTCCCCGAAATCGGCTGAAGATCTTCGCCGTGACTTGTTATAA
- a CDS encoding GNAT family protein, with protein MSEQFRFDRFPLIQTERFNLRSAEAGDSHNLLALYSDEAVVQYMPFTPFKSVEDALGEMNWYTKIFKEHTGLRWMIEDRETRKVIGTCGFLNYEDVHNRAEIGYDLCSSFWGRGVMTEVAHAVLHFGFTSMQLNKIEAKVEPENEASIRLLHKLDFQQEGVLRQHEFEKGRYIDLAVFSKLRSEI; from the coding sequence ATGAGTGAACAATTTAGGTTTGATCGATTTCCATTAATTCAGACAGAACGATTCAACCTCCGGTCGGCAGAGGCTGGGGACAGCCATAATCTGCTCGCGTTATATTCCGATGAAGCTGTGGTTCAATATATGCCGTTCACTCCCTTTAAATCCGTGGAGGATGCACTGGGTGAGATGAACTGGTATACGAAGATTTTTAAGGAACATACGGGTTTACGTTGGATGATTGAAGACCGTGAAACTCGTAAAGTGATCGGAACCTGTGGATTCCTGAACTATGAAGATGTACATAATCGTGCAGAGATCGGATACGACTTGTGCTCCTCTTTCTGGGGTCGCGGAGTCATGACGGAAGTGGCCCATGCTGTGTTACATTTTGGATTCACAAGCATGCAGCTCAACAAGATCGAAGCAAAGGTTGAACCGGAGAATGAGGCGTCAATTCGCCTGTTACATAAGCTTGATTTTCAACAGGAAGGTGTGCTCCGGCAGCATGAGTTCGAGAAAGGCAGATATATTGACCTTGCGGTGTTCTCCAAGTTACGAAGCGAAATATAG